One Phocoena sinus isolate mPhoSin1 chromosome 14, mPhoSin1.pri, whole genome shotgun sequence genomic region harbors:
- the ADORA2A gene encoding adenosine receptor A2a, with amino-acid sequence MGSSVYITVELAIAVLAILGNVLVCWAVWLNSNLQNVTNYFVVSLAAADIAVGVLAIPFAITISTGFCAACHSCLFFACFVLVLTQSSIFSLLAIAIDRYIAIRIPLRYNGLVTGTRAKGIIAVCWVLSFAIGLTPMLGWNNCSQQEGRNHSQGCRVGQVACLFEDVVPMNYMVYYNFFACVLVPLLLMLGVYLRIFLAARRQLKQMESQPLPGERARSTLQKEVHAAKSLAIIVGLFALCWLPLHIINCFTFFCPKCSHAPPWLMYLTIILSHTNSVVNPFIYAYRIREFRQTFRKIIRSHILRQREPFKAGGTSARALAAHSSDAEQISLRLNGHPPGVWANGSAPQPERRPNGYTLGLLSGGSARESHGDMGLPDVELLRQELKGEHPESLGLEGPQAQDGAGVS; translated from the exons ATGGGCTCCTCGGTGTACATCACGGTGGAGCTGGCCATTGCCGTGCTGGCCATCCTGGGCAATGTGCTGGTGTGCTGGGCTGTGTGGCTGAACAGCAATCTGCAGAACGTCACCAACTACTTTGTGGTATCCCTGGCGGCAGCCGACATCGCTGTGGGGGTCCTTGCCATCCCTTTTGCCATAACCATCAGCACGGGGTTCTGTGCCGCCTGCCACAGCTGCCTCTTCTTCGCCTGCTTCGTGCTAGTCCTCACGCAGAGTTCCATCTTCAGCCTCCTGGCCATCGCCATTGACCGCTACATCGCCATCCGCATCCCACTCCG GTACAATGGCTTGGTGACAGGCACGAGGGCCAAGGGCATCATTGCAGTCTGCTGGGTGCTATCGTTTGCCATCGGCCTGACTCCCATGCTAGGCTGGAACAACTGCAGTCAGCAGGAGGGCAGAAACCACTCGCAGGGCTGCAGGGTGGGCCAGGTGGCCTGTCTCTTTGAGGACGTGGTCCCCATGAACTACATGGTGTACTACAACTTCTTTGCTTGTGTCCTGGTGCCCCTGCTGCTCATGCTGGGTGTCTACTTGCGGATCTTCCTGGCAGCCCGGCGACAGTTGAAGCAGATGGAGAGCCAGCCTCTGCCGGGGGAGCGAGCCCGGTCCACGCTGCAGAAGGAGGTCCACGCTGCCAAGTCGCTGGCCATCATTGTGGGGCTCTTCGCCCTCTGCTGGCTGCCCCTGCACATCATCAACTGCTTCACCTTCTTCTGTCCCAAGTGCAGCCACGCCCCACCCTGGCTCATGTACCTGACCATCATCCTCTCCCACACCAATTCCGTGGTGAATCCCTTCATCTATGCCTACCGCATCCGCGAGTTCCGCCAGACCTTCCGCAAGATCATTCGCAGCCACATCCTGAGGCAGCGGGAGCCCTTCAAAGCAGGTGGCACCAGTGCCCGGGCCCTGGCAGCTCACAGTAGCGACGCGGAGCAGATCAGCCTCCGCCTCAATGGCCACCCTCCCGGGGTGTGGGCCAACGGCAGTGCCCCCCAGCCTGAGCGGCGACCCAATGGCTACACCCTGGGGCTGTTGAGTGGAGGGAGTGCCCGTGAGTCCCACGGGGACATGGGCCTCCCAGACGTGGAGCTCCTCAGACAGGAGCTCAAGGGAGAGCACCCAGAGTCCCTGGGCCTCGAGGGTCCCCAAGCCCAGGATGGAGCAGGAGTGTCCTGA